The proteins below come from a single Mugil cephalus isolate CIBA_MC_2020 chromosome 7, CIBA_Mcephalus_1.1, whole genome shotgun sequence genomic window:
- the fem1a gene encoding protein fem-1 homolog A — translation MDITTAVFNAARDGKLKLIQKLLSNKTPEELEALAEEKTQGGTPLLIASRYGHLEVVDYLLEHCKANVELGGSVNFDGETIEGAPPLWAASAAGHLPVVKTLLKHGASVNNATLTNSTPLRAACFDGHLEIVRYLVEHRADMEVANRHGHTCLMISCYKGHKEIAKFLLDRGADVNRKSVKGNTALHDCAESGSLDIMKMLLKCNARMERDGYGMTPLLAASVTGHTNIVEYLAHQPRTSREERVDALELLGATFVDKKRDLLGAMRYWRRAMELRQPGDKAGSLAKPPPGPPIPAYGCAQEVSTADELEALITDPDEMRMQALLVRERILGPSHPDTSYYIRYRGAVYADSGNFERCISLWKYALDMQQSNLDPLSPMTASSFLSFAELFSFVLQDRAKGTLSTRITFHDLMTVLGKSVREVERAVAQRDNPPEAPQFTKALSIILHLIFLLEKLECSPEQEHQKKHTVYRLLKLNPRGRSGFTPLHMAVDKETTSVGRYPVGRFPSQAVAALLLECGADVDSRDCENNTPLHVAANNGCPEIMALLMKAGAHFDATNAQRKTAYELLDEHSSGHPALYPLNYITLQCLAARAIEKHRLPYRGLISEEMEAFIELH, via the coding sequence ATGGATATAACCACGGCGGTTTTCAACGCGGCCAGAGATGGTAAGCTGAAACTTATCCAGAAGTTGCTGAGCAACAAAActccagaggagctggaggcttTAGCCGAGGAGAAAACCCAGGGAGGCACCCCTCTGTTGATAGCTTCTCGATACGGACACCTGGAGGTGGTGGACTACCTCCTTGAACACTGTAAGGCTAATGTCGAACTCGGGGGCTCGGTTAACTTTGACGGCGAGACCATCGAGGGGGCTCCGCCGCTGTGGGCTGCCTCGGCTGCCGGACACCTCCCCGTGGTGAAGACGCTGCTGAAACACGGTGCCTCTGTGAACAACGCAACACTAACTAACTCAACGCCGCTCCGGGCCGCCTGCTTCGACGGTCACCTGGAGATCGTCCGGTACCTGGTGGAGCACAGAGCCGACATGGAGGTCGCCAACCGCCACGGCCACACCTGCCTCATGATCTCCTGCTACAAGGGCCACAAGGAGATAGCCAAGTTCCTCCTGGACCGCGGCGCGGACGTCAACCGCAAAAGCGTGAAGGGAAACACCGCCCTCCACGACTGTGCCGAGTCAGGGAGCCTGGACATCATGAAGATGCTGCTCAAGTGCAACGCCCGCATGGAGAGGGACGGGTACGGGATGACCCCACTCCTGGCCGCGAGCGTGACCGGCCACACTAACATTGTGGAGTACCTCGCCCACCAGCCCCGCACATCCAGGGAGGAGCGCGTCGACGCGCTCGAGCTCCTCGGGGCCACTTTTGTGGACAAGAAGCGGGATCTGCTGGGGGCGATGAGGTACTGGAGAAGGGCCATGGAGCTGAGGCAGCCGGGGGACAAGGCCGGGTCCCTCGCCAAGCCTCCGCCCGGCCCCCCGATCCCCGCCTACGGCTGCGCGCAGGAGGTGAGCACCGCGGACGAGCTGGAGGCTTTGATCACGGACCCGGACGAGATGAGGATGCAGGCCCTGTTGGTCCGCGAGCGCATCCTGGGGCCGTCCCACCCGGACACCTCTTATTACATCCGCTACAGGGGAGCCGTGTACGCCGACTCGGGCAACTTTGAGCGCTGCATCAGTCTGTGGAAATACGCTTTGGACATGCAGCAGAGCAACCTAGACCCCCTCAGCCCCATGACGGCCTCCAGTTTCCTGTCCTTCGCGGAGCTCTTCTCTTTTGTCCTTCAAGACCGGGCCAAAGGCACCCTGTCAACACGCATCACCTTCCACGATCTGATGACTGTCCTGGGGAAGAGCGtgagggaggtggagagagcCGTGGCGCAGAGGGACAACCCCCCCGAAGCTCCTCAGTTCACCAAGGCCCTCTCCATCATCCTCcatctcatcttcctcctgGAGAAGCTGGAGTGCAGCCCGGAGCAGGAGCACCAGAAGAAGCACACGGTGTACCGCCTGCTGAAGCTGAACCCCAGAGGCCGCAGCGGCTTCACTCCCCTCCACATGGCTGTGGACAAGGAGACCACGTCCGTCGGCCGCTACCCCGTCGGCCGCTTCCCCTCCCAGGCGGTGGCCGCGCTGCTCCTAGAGTGCGGCGCGGACGTGGATTCGCGGGACTGCGAGAACAACACGCCGCTGCACGTCGCTGCTAACAACGGCTGCCCGGAGATTATGGCGCTGCTCATGAAGGCGGGGGCTCACTTTGACGCCACCAACGCACAGAGGAAGACGGCCTACGAGCTGCTGGATGAGCACAGCAGCGGGCACCCGGCCCTCTACCCACTGAACTACATCACCCTTCAGTGCCTGGCAGCACGTGCGATTGAAAAGCACAGACTGCCCTACAGGGGACTCATCTCTGAGGAGATGGAGGCCTTCATCGAACTGCACTGA
- the LOC125010160 gene encoding C2 calcium-dependent domain-containing protein 4C-like, with translation MWLLERLRSGTQSQSPQTVEAIPVSVYANVLTPEKIPDFFIPPKLICCPPDEPVTPEPQHCSTLRPSSSDHAICSQSPRARSSKNPCSPRLFARNLQKSANRHIIQIDCADEPGVPSAGRAGGEVNTNADPQSQTAMSLPYVPKAQTSYGFSTLVESPHTRRKESLFHSDPSSPLTSPNSQRRSQGGTLLAPADPNPYRYFSGGESDTCSSAESSPFNSPLLSRSASLLRSITQETQAKVSRAKRSLARHSSLSTDECSSADNSPNMQRRRTRCPPSPAFRGCKGGGSRGAASDLLQREHTVNLHKGGTLRLSTHYDPEAARLRVRVLAAEALYDRQTDLKSINCCVALYLNPGKQQKQRSTIIKNSRNPVFNEDFFFDALPQAQVKSLAMKIKVVNKGTSLKRDVLLGEREVLLSELLAGH, from the exons ATGTGGTTACTGGAGAGGCTCCGCAGCGGGACGCAATCCCAGTCCCCGCAGACAGTGGAGGCCATCCCCGTCTCGGTTTATGCCAATGTGCTCACCCCGGAAAAGATCCCCGATTTCTTCATCCCACCCAAACTTATCTGCTGCCCGCCAGACGAGCCGGTCACCCCAGAGCCTCAGCACTGCTCCACCCTGAGaccctcctcctctgaccaTGCCATCTGCAGCCAGAGCCCCAGAGCCCGGAGCAGCAAGAACCCCTGCAGCCCCCGCCTATTCGCCCGCAACCTCCAGAAGTCAGCCAACCGCCACATCATCCAGATAGATTGCGCCGACGAGCCAGGTGTTCCGTCCGCGGGCAGGGCCGGCGGCGAAGTCAACACCAACGCTGACCCCCAGTCGCAGACTGCGATGTCTCTGCCGTACGTCCCCAAGGCCCAGACTTCTTACGGCTTCTCCACCCTGGTGGAGTCCCCACACACTCGGCGCAAAGAGAGCCTGTTCCACAGCGACCCCAGCAGCCCTCTCACCTCCCCGAACTCCCAGAGGCGCTCCCAGGGGGGGACGCTGCTGGCTCCGGCTGACCCCAACCCGTACCGCTACTTCAGCGGCGGAGAGAGCGACACCTGCTCCTCGGCCGAATCCTCCCCCTTTAACTCCCCTCTCCTGTCAAGATCTGCCTCTCTACTTCGCTCCATTACGCAGGAGACGCAAGCCAAG GTGTCTCGTGCCAAGCGCTCCTTGGCACGCCACAGCTCCCTCTCCACGGATGAATGCAGCTCAGCAGACAACAGCCCCAACATGCAGCGCCGCCGCACGCGCTGCCCCCCGTCTCCTGCCTTCCGCGGATGCAAAGGCGGAGGCTCGAGGGGCGCGGCGTCGGACCTCCTGCAACGCGAGCACACCGTCAACCTCCACAAGGGGGGGACACTGAGGCTGAGCACCCACTACGACCCGGAGGCGGCCCGGCTGAGGGTGCGCGTGCTCGCGGCCGAGGCCCTTTACGACAGGCAGACGGACCTTAAAAGCATCAACTGCTGCGTCGCGCTGTACCTGAACCCGgggaagcagcagaaacaaaggaGCACCATCATCAAGAACAGCAGGAACCCGGTGTTCAATGAGGACTTCTTTTTCGACGCGCTGCCCCAGGCGCAGGTCAAGAGCTTGGCCATGAAGATAAAGGTGGTGAACAAAGGCACGAGTCTGAAGAGAGACGTGCTCctgggggagagggaggtgCTGCTCAGTGAGCTGCTGGCGGGCCACTAG